The nucleotide sequence GTCCGTCGGACGAGCCGGCGCCCGAGACATCCGTGCCGCCCGCCACCGCACCATCGAAGGCGACGGGTCCGCGGCCGATCCCGGTGTCGATGACGGCGATCTTCACGCCGGCGCCGCGCGTGGTCTGCCACGCCTTCTCGACGCCGTAGTCGGTCAGCCAGTACTCGGCGGCGCGTACCGGGTCTTCGTCGGCGGGCGCTGCCTGAGCGGTCGCGGGGGCGGCCGCGACGAGGGTCATCGCGACGGCGGACGCGGCGACCCCGGCCAGGAGGCGCCTGATCATCCGCCCGATCCCGGTTGCGCGCACACGCAGCGCTCGGGCGACCACGTCGACATGGCCAGGGCTCGATCCCCGATCGGGTTGACCCCAGGACCCGCGGCGAGCGCGTGACCCGCGAGAGCATGCAGGCACTTCACGCGCGTCGGCATGCCGCCCGCGGAGATACCCGCGATCTCGTCGACCTCGCCGAACTGCGCGCGGTCGCGCAGGTAGGCCTCGTGCGCGCGCCGGTACGCCGCGGCGACCTCGTCGTCGGCGGCGAGCTCCTCGGACAGCTCCCGCATCACGTGGTCGGCTTCGAGCACCGACATCGCAGCGGTCGCGGCAGGGTGGGTGAGGTAGTAGAACGTCGGGAAGGGCGTGCCGTCGGGGAGCCTCGGCGATGTCGCGACGACCGTGGGATTGCCGCAGACGCACTGTGCAGCGATGCCGACGACGCCGCGAGCGGGACGACCGAGCTGCTCGCGGAGCACGGCCAGGTCGGCGTCGCTGACAGGGGGGTACGGCGGGGTCGTCACAGAGGTGCTCCTTGGTCGTGGCCAGATTACCGACGCCACCTGGGATGGTCCTGGAACGCGCGGGAAGCGCACGCGCGGCCGTCCTCCCGGCGACGGGGGTCGCTCACGGCGTCGGGCTGGTCGAGGGTTCCGGGTCGGGCACGCCCACGGTCACGGGCGCCACGGTCTGCGCGAGCCCTGCCTCGGTGACCGAGCGGACGAGCTTCGACATCCAATCGGCGTCGGCGGCCTGGAGCTCATCGCTCACCGGGTCCTGCTCCTGCGGCGCGAGCTCAGGGGGGAGATCGTCCTCGACGAGGTACACGACCTCGCCGGGCTTCACGTAGTACAGCCGCTCGCGCGCCTGCGTCGTGATGTAGGCGGGGTCCTGCCAGCGGTCGCGCTGCGACTCGAGCTCGGCGACCTCGTCGCGGCTGAGCTGCACCGCCGCTTCGAGCGCGGCGACCTGCTGGCGCTGGTCGACGTAGGTGCCGATCGTGGGCACGAGCACGAAGGCCGCGAGCACCACCAGGCCCATCATGATGACCATGAAGCCGGAGAGACGGATGCCGCCGAGCCACGCCCGCACGTCGACCGGGCGCCGTGCGGGCACGGGCCGGCGACGCGGTGCGGCGGTCGCAGGAGTGCGGGCGTTGCCCGGGGTACGAGGAGAGGGAGCCGTCGTCTTGACCACGGCTCCCTCCTTTCGTCTCAGCAGCGCATCAGCCCTTGAATCGGGGGAACGCTCCGCGACCCGCGAACACCGCGGCCTCGCCGAGCTCCTCTTCGATGCGCAGAAGCTGATTGTATTTCGCGACGCGCTCGCTGCGGGCGGGCGCGCCGGTCTTGATCTGACCCGCGTTGACCGCGACCGCGAGGTCGGCGATCGTGGTGTCCTCGGTCTCGCCCGAACGGTGCGACAGCATCGAGCGGTAGCCGTTCTGGGTGGCGAGCGCGATCGCGTCGAGCGTCTCGGACAGGGTGCCGATCTGGTTCACCTTGACCAGCAGCGCGTTGCCGACCCCGAGGTCGATGCCCCTCTGCAGGCGCTCCGGGTTCGTGACGAACAGGTCGTCGCCCACCAGCTGCACCTTCTTGCCGATCTTGTCGGTGAGGGCCTTCCAGGCGTCCCAGTCATCCTCGGCGAGGGCGTCCTCGATCGTCACGATCGGGTAGTTCTCGACGAGATCGGCGAAGTAGTCGGTCAGCTGCTCGGCCGACCACGGCTTGCCCTCGACCGTGTAGACGCCGTCCTTGAAGAACTCGGTCGCGGCGACGTCGAGGCCGACGGCGATGTCCGCGCCGGGGGTGAAGCCCGCCTTCTCGATCGCCTGGATCAGGAAGTCGAGGCCCTCGCGGTTGCTGGGGAGGTCGGGCGCGAAGCCGCCCTCGTCGCCGAGGCCGGTCGCGAACCCTGCCGCCTTCAGCTCGCCCTTGAGGACGTGGTAGACCTCGGTGCCCCAGCGCAGCGATTCGGCGTACGTGTCGGCGCCGATCGGAGCGAGGAAGAACTCCTGGAAGTCGATGCCGTTGTCGGCGTGCTCGCCGCCGTTGATGACGTTGAACAGCGGCACGGGAAGGACGTGCGCGTTCGGGCCGCCCAGGTAGCGGAACAGCGCGAGGTCCGCCGAATCCGCGGCGGCCTTGGCAACGGCCAGCGAGACGCCGAGGATGGCGTTCGCGCCGGTGCGCGACTTGTTCTCGGTGCCGTCGGTGGCGATGAGGATCTCATCGATGAGGCGCTGCTCGCTCGCCTCGACGCCCTCGATCGCGGGGCCCAGTTCGTCGATGACGGCCGCGACCGCCTTCAGCACGCCCTTGCCGCCGTAGCGGCTCTTGTCGCCGTCGCGCAGCTCGTACGCCTCGAAAGCGCCGGTCGACGCACCCGAGGGGACGGCCGCGCGCTGGACGATGCCGTCGTCGAGCAGCACCTCCACCTCGACGGTCGGGTTTCCGCGCGAGTCGAGGATCTCACGGGCGCCTACAGCCTCGATCTGTGCCACAGGGGGTCTCCTTGCTTGGTGGAGGGTGGTTCGGCGGAGCGTCGTCGGTCCGCCCACGAGTCTAGTGATGACGGATGCCGAGGCCAGTGGCATCCGTCATACGACGAGCGCGATGGCGATCCCGTCGTAACCCTTCGCGTCGAGCGTCTGGAGGGCGGTCGCGTCGAATCGCGGATCGCGGCCGAGCATCTCGAGACCGCGCTGCACCCCGATGATCTGGGGATTCTCGGTCGCGGGGTTCGCGACCTCCCCTCCGCGGACCGTGTTGTCGACCATGACCACCGTGCCCGGGCGGCCGAGCCGTGCAGCCCAGTCGAGATAGATCGTGTTCGACTCCTTGTCGGCGTCGATGAAGACCAGATCGAACGGGTCGCCGCCTTCGAGGGTCGGCAGCACGTCGGCGGCACGACCGAGCCGGATCTCGACCTTGTCGCCGACGCCGGCGCGATCGAGGTTGGCCCGGGCGAGCTCGGCGTTGAGGGGCTCGGCCTCGATCGTCACCACCTGCCCGCCGGCGGGGATGCCGCGCGCCAGCCAGATCGTCGAGTAGGCGCCGAGGGTGCCGATCTCCAGCACCCGTCGGGCGCCCGACATACGCGCGATCAGGTGCAGGAGCTTGCCGTTGACCGGCGCGACCTCGATGGCGGGCAGCCCCGCGTCGTTCTGGGCGTCGACGGCCTGTTCGAGACCGGGGTCGTGGCCGACGAGCGTCTCGGTGAGGTAGGCGTCGACGCGACGCCACGTATCGGGTGTGGGATCGGCCATGCCCCTAGCCAAGCCTCCGTCGCCGCCGGGCGTCAAGGCCTGGAGGCCGCGCGGGCGACGAACGCCTCGAGCAGAGCGGCGCCGGTCACGGCGTCGTCCACCGTCACCACGAACCGCTTGCCGCTGCGACGCCCCACCTCGATCGCCTCCCCCGCGCGCAGCACGATGCCGAACCGGCGACCTGTGCTCCGGCGCAGACCCCACCCGCCGAACTCGCCCATCGGATTCACGTCCACGGATGCCGCCGAGGCCACGTCCGTCAGCGGCACGTGGAGCCGCGGGAATCCGAGCAACGAGTCGACGTGCAGACCGGTGTCGTCCACCCGCACGTGGAACGCGAGCGTCGTCGCCGCGAAGGCGAGAAGCACGAGCGTGATCCCGCCGAAGAGCCCGGCCAGCAGCGGGTAGGCACCGGTCACCCAGGCGACGACGGCTGCGACCCCGATCGCGAGCACCGCGGCGACGATCGCGATGGCGGCGCCGGTGTTCATCGAGGCGGCCCGCGCCCACACGGCGCGCTCGCCGGCTCGCAGCGACAGCGGCTTCGCCGGCGCGACCGCACCGTGGGCGGCGTGCTGGCGAGGCTGGAGGAACCAGGCTGCCGCGCCGGCCGCAGCACTCGTGGCGATCGACACCGCGAGCGCGCCCCAGACCGCGGGCGCCTCGCTCGCACGGTCCAGACCCGCCTGCATCGCGAACGTGAGGGTGAAGGCCGTCGTCGTGAGCGCGGAGGTCGCCGCAGCCGTCGCCCCCATGAGCCGGTAAGTCGCGCCGCGCTCTCCGCGGCGAAGCCCCGGCAGGGTCGTCAGCACGATCAGCAATGGGATGCCGAGCCCGAAGGCGACCGTCATCAGCGGCTGCGTCCAAGCGGGGAGGAAGCCATCGGCCTCCCCCGCCGCGTTCCGATG is from Microbacterium sp. LWH3-1.2 and encodes:
- a CDS encoding DUF1648 domain-containing protein, with product MTITDRAVRRFVLVAVWLPIVLVVGGVAVQLALLPQVPSTVAVHRNAAGEADGFLPAWTQPLMTVAFGLGIPLLIVLTTLPGLRRGERGATYRLMGATAAATSALTTTAFTLTFAMQAGLDRASEAPAVWGALAVSIATSAAAGAAAWFLQPRQHAAHGAVAPAKPLSLRAGERAVWARAASMNTGAAIAIVAAVLAIGVAAVVAWVTGAYPLLAGLFGGITLVLLAFAATTLAFHVRVDDTGLHVDSLLGFPRLHVPLTDVASAASVDVNPMGEFGGWGLRRSTGRRFGIVLRAGEAIEVGRRSGKRFVVTVDDAVTGAALLEAFVARAASRP
- a CDS encoding FtsB family cell division protein; this translates as MVKTTAPSPRTPGNARTPATAAPRRRPVPARRPVDVRAWLGGIRLSGFMVIMMGLVVLAAFVLVPTIGTYVDQRQQVAALEAAVQLSRDEVAELESQRDRWQDPAYITTQARERLYYVKPGEVVYLVEDDLPPELAPQEQDPVSDELQAADADWMSKLVRSVTEAGLAQTVAPVTVGVPDPEPSTSPTP
- a CDS encoding DUF501 domain-containing protein, whose amino-acid sequence is MTTPPYPPVSDADLAVLREQLGRPARGVVGIAAQCVCGNPTVVATSPRLPDGTPFPTFYYLTHPAATAAMSVLEADHVMRELSEELAADDEVAAAYRRAHEAYLRDRAQFGEVDEIAGISAGGMPTRVKCLHALAGHALAAGPGVNPIGDRALAMSTWSPERCVCAQPGSGG
- the eno gene encoding phosphopyruvate hydratase; the encoded protein is MAQIEAVGAREILDSRGNPTVEVEVLLDDGIVQRAAVPSGASTGAFEAYELRDGDKSRYGGKGVLKAVAAVIDELGPAIEGVEASEQRLIDEILIATDGTENKSRTGANAILGVSLAVAKAAADSADLALFRYLGGPNAHVLPVPLFNVINGGEHADNGIDFQEFFLAPIGADTYAESLRWGTEVYHVLKGELKAAGFATGLGDEGGFAPDLPSNREGLDFLIQAIEKAGFTPGADIAVGLDVAATEFFKDGVYTVEGKPWSAEQLTDYFADLVENYPIVTIEDALAEDDWDAWKALTDKIGKKVQLVGDDLFVTNPERLQRGIDLGVGNALLVKVNQIGTLSETLDAIALATQNGYRSMLSHRSGETEDTTIADLAVAVNAGQIKTGAPARSERVAKYNQLLRIEEELGEAAVFAGRGAFPRFKG
- a CDS encoding O-methyltransferase gives rise to the protein MADPTPDTWRRVDAYLTETLVGHDPGLEQAVDAQNDAGLPAIEVAPVNGKLLHLIARMSGARRVLEIGTLGAYSTIWLARGIPAGGQVVTIEAEPLNAELARANLDRAGVGDKVEIRLGRAADVLPTLEGGDPFDLVFIDADKESNTIYLDWAARLGRPGTVVMVDNTVRGGEVANPATENPQIIGVQRGLEMLGRDPRFDATALQTLDAKGYDGIAIALVV